In Deltaproteobacteria bacterium, the following are encoded in one genomic region:
- a CDS encoding ClpXP protease specificity-enhancing factor SspB — protein sequence MDDRENQPSKRELLESLLAEGMVLIHLDASNPGVDVPPGLRDEHELGLNLSYRFAGPLAVDEAGVYATLSFSGEPYACALPFDAVYAMVSHDTGEGFFFPTEAPPSALAALAAALEDGEGAISEVPATEAAVPERPKLSVIDGGAPPAVETEEDTEGEQAREAGESSPPRLRLVK from the coding sequence ATGGATGACCGAGAGAACCAACCGAGCAAGCGCGAGCTGCTGGAGTCGCTCCTCGCCGAGGGCATGGTGCTGATCCACCTCGACGCGAGCAACCCGGGCGTGGACGTCCCTCCCGGGCTGCGCGACGAGCACGAGCTCGGCCTGAACCTCTCCTATCGCTTCGCCGGCCCGCTGGCCGTGGACGAGGCCGGGGTCTACGCGACCCTCTCCTTCTCCGGCGAGCCCTACGCCTGCGCCCTGCCCTTCGACGCCGTCTACGCGATGGTCTCCCACGACACCGGCGAGGGCTTCTTCTTCCCCACCGAGGCGCCCCCCTCGGCGCTGGCCGCGCTCGCCGCGGCCCTCGAGGACGGCGAGGGGGCGATCTCGGAGGTGCCCGCCACCGAGGCGGCCGTGCCCGAGCGGCCGAAGCTCTCGGTCATCGACGGCGGCGCTCCGCCGGCGGTGGAGACGGAAGAGGACACCGAGGGTGAGCAGGCTCGGGAGGCGGGTGAGAGCAGCCCCCCGCGGCTTCGCCTGGTGAAGTGA
- a CDS encoding transketolase C-terminal domain-containing protein, with protein MANMAQAIRMALHMAEEHLELKDVFGEDVGPPLGGAFTCTQGIKCAWNSPLDERGIIGVAIGIGLTGQRCVAEIQFADYILNAIDHLRIAGMIHWATRGMFDLPIVVRTPVGAGIHGSIYHSHSFDTIATHLPGWKVVCPSTPLDAYGLLLSAIEDPNPVLYLEPKGLLRVKGKELIPGEPADARELSRRIDKPVGADGAQWEPDWPELELYRVPIGKAKLMREGKHATILSYSRQAQMAAKAADQLAMEGYTFDVIDLRTLFPYDWDAICQSVEKTRRVLVINEDSEVTNFGEHLIRRIVDELFYVLEARPRLLAAANVPGVGLHPNLEHATVPQPADVLEAMRAIATERGLGEQAAPYVVEGGK; from the coding sequence ATGGCGAACATGGCCCAGGCGATCCGGATGGCCCTCCACATGGCGGAGGAGCACCTCGAGCTCAAGGACGTCTTCGGAGAGGACGTCGGCCCTCCCCTGGGGGGAGCCTTCACCTGCACCCAGGGCATCAAGTGCGCCTGGAACTCTCCCCTCGACGAGCGCGGCATCATCGGCGTGGCGATCGGCATCGGCCTGACCGGCCAGCGCTGCGTCGCCGAGATCCAGTTCGCCGACTACATCCTCAACGCCATCGATCACCTCCGCATCGCCGGCATGATCCACTGGGCGACCCGCGGGATGTTCGACCTGCCCATCGTGGTGCGCACGCCGGTGGGCGCCGGCATCCACGGCTCCATCTACCACTCGCACTCCTTCGACACGATCGCCACTCACCTCCCCGGCTGGAAGGTGGTCTGCCCCTCGACGCCGCTGGACGCCTACGGCCTGCTCCTCTCGGCCATCGAGGATCCGAACCCGGTGCTCTACCTCGAGCCCAAGGGCCTGCTGCGGGTGAAGGGCAAGGAGCTGATCCCCGGCGAGCCGGCCGACGCCCGTGAGCTCTCGCGCCGCATCGACAAACCGGTGGGCGCCGACGGCGCACAGTGGGAGCCCGACTGGCCCGAGCTCGAGCTCTACCGGGTGCCGATCGGCAAGGCCAAGCTGATGCGCGAGGGCAAGCACGCCACGATCCTCTCCTACTCGCGGCAGGCCCAGATGGCCGCGAAGGCGGCCGACCAGCTGGCCATGGAGGGCTACACCTTCGACGTCATCGACCTGCGCACCCTCTTCCCCTACGACTGGGACGCGATCTGCCAGTCGGTCGAGAAGACCCGCCGGGTGCTGGTGATCAACGAGGACAGTGAGGTGACCAACTTCGGCGAGCACCTCATCCGCCGGATCGTCGACGAGCTCTTCTACGTGCTCGAGGCGCGCCCGCGCCTGCTCGCGGCCGCCAACGTCCCCGGCGTGGGCCTCCACCCGAACCTCGAGCACGCCACCGTGCCGCAGCCCGCGGACGTCCTCGAGGCGATGCGCGCCATCGCCACCGAGCGGGGCCTCGGCGAGCAGGCCGCGCCCTACGTCGTCGAGGGCGGCAAGTAG
- a CDS encoding thiamine pyrophosphate-dependent dehydrogenase E1 component subunit alpha, whose amino-acid sequence MDREKIREKRADQLTAEELLHAHRVMVRARVTEESVISLYRRGDGFFWIGGPGEEAFNVPLGLQIDRGFGPDHDYLHFHYRQAATYLALGGDPKDLMRQMRNTATDPFSGGRNFVNHIAVRDWNWMPTTSTIGTQYSQAPGTAWVQRRHGGTGISIVTGGDAGSAEGDFATALIWSSRPQQEIPLLILMTNNEYGISTRRETQWPMRELISRAEPFGIPWKMIDGNDFFESWDALHEAIAYCRRERKPYALQANVSRLHGHSSASGAARTHDEEDAILAFEAQLIERGVAEADQLAAAWIEEREQAARDLEEVRQEPFPRPETIYENIYA is encoded by the coding sequence ATGGACCGAGAGAAGATTCGCGAGAAGAGGGCCGACCAGCTGACGGCGGAGGAGCTCCTCCACGCCCACCGGGTGATGGTGCGGGCGCGGGTGACCGAGGAGAGCGTCATCTCGCTCTACCGCCGGGGTGATGGCTTCTTCTGGATCGGAGGCCCCGGTGAGGAGGCCTTCAACGTGCCCCTGGGGCTGCAGATCGACCGGGGCTTCGGCCCCGACCACGACTACCTGCACTTCCACTACCGGCAGGCGGCGACCTACCTCGCCCTGGGCGGTGATCCCAAGGACCTGATGCGCCAGATGCGCAACACGGCGACCGACCCCTTCTCGGGCGGCCGCAACTTCGTGAACCACATCGCGGTGCGCGACTGGAACTGGATGCCGACCACCTCGACCATCGGCACCCAGTACTCCCAGGCCCCGGGCACCGCCTGGGTGCAGCGGCGCCACGGCGGCACCGGCATCTCGATCGTGACGGGGGGCGACGCCGGCTCGGCGGAGGGCGACTTCGCCACCGCGCTGATCTGGTCGTCGCGGCCGCAGCAGGAGATCCCCCTGCTCATCCTGATGACGAACAACGAGTACGGCATCAGCACCCGCCGCGAGACCCAGTGGCCGATGCGCGAGCTCATCTCCCGGGCCGAGCCCTTCGGCATCCCCTGGAAGATGATCGACGGCAACGACTTCTTCGAGTCCTGGGACGCCCTCCACGAGGCGATCGCCTACTGCCGGCGGGAGCGGAAGCCCTACGCCCTGCAGGCGAACGTCTCCCGCCTCCACGGCCACTCGTCGGCCTCGGGCGCCGCCCGCACCCACGACGAGGAGGACGCGATCCTCGCCTTCGAGGCCCAGCTCATCGAGCGGGGCGTCGCCGAGGCCGACCAGCTCGCCGCCGCCTGGATCGAGGAGCGCGAGCAGGCCGCCCGGGACCTCGAGGAGGTACGGCAGGAGCCCTTCCCGCGGCCCGAGACCATCTACGAGAACATCTACGCCTAG
- a CDS encoding glycine cleavage system protein H yields the protein MRANSPLLRAARITGLAVVSLLIVTLVVLPSILIGAFFLRPLGLLLAIVGIVAIAASPGFRRWLGLEKAEHPVPEGLNLPVDVAIHPHHAWAARVDRDRVHAGADHLLQRALGPHESIALPLPGTRVEQGQTLFTLARGDRRVDVQAPVSGKVLRTNPELQRSPDLLEADPYVDGWVVELEAPHFEEERVTLLRHPDAWSFLAREQERLIHLAHAFKGQPVLLADGGELVGGFHSRIDDRAWRKILVRLFGAEA from the coding sequence ATGCGCGCCAACTCTCCGCTCCTGCGAGCCGCCCGGATCACCGGGCTGGCCGTGGTCTCCCTGCTCATCGTCACCCTCGTCGTCCTCCCCAGCATCCTGATCGGCGCCTTCTTCCTCCGGCCGCTGGGGCTGCTCCTGGCCATCGTGGGCATCGTCGCGATCGCCGCCAGCCCGGGCTTCCGCCGCTGGTTGGGGCTGGAGAAGGCCGAGCACCCGGTGCCCGAGGGCCTGAACCTGCCGGTGGACGTCGCCATCCACCCCCACCACGCCTGGGCCGCCCGGGTCGACCGGGACCGGGTCCACGCCGGGGCGGATCATCTCCTGCAGCGCGCGCTCGGCCCGCACGAGAGCATCGCGCTGCCCCTGCCCGGCACCCGGGTGGAGCAGGGACAGACCCTCTTCACCCTCGCTCGCGGAGATCGACGCGTCGACGTCCAGGCGCCGGTCTCCGGCAAGGTCCTGCGCACGAACCCCGAGCTGCAGCGGAGCCCGGACCTCCTCGAGGCCGACCCCTACGTCGACGGCTGGGTGGTCGAGCTCGAGGCGCCGCACTTCGAGGAGGAGCGCGTCACGCTGCTGCGTCACCCCGACGCCTGGTCCTTCCTCGCCCGTGAGCAGGAGCGCCTGATCCACCTGGCGCACGCCTTCAAGGGCCAGCCGGTCCTCCTCGCCGACGGTGGCGAGCTGGTCGGCGGCTTCCACTCCCGGATCGACGACCGGGCCTGGCGAAAGATCCTCGTGCGCCTCTTCGGGGCCGAGGCCTGA
- a CDS encoding 4Fe-4S dicluster domain-containing protein yields MKRRTFLSFVGLAGGTALASKLASARPSTGEAAPDPEMNGILIDTTRCEGCHTCEEVCAEARGFPEPDLSDEALASVRDTTTKSLTVVNTFEVDGEEIYVKRGCMHCSQPACTSACLVNAMHKDPTGPVTWDSRKCMGCRFCMISCPFDVPKFEYDEAVPKILKCTMCLDRQQAGEVPTCVENCPGEALKFGKRRELLEEARRRIYGSPKGTYFPHIYGEHEAGGTGVLYLSAVPFEKLGFPTRIGNEAYPGYSRGFLYSVPFIFMVWPLAQLGFRQAAVAREEEQE; encoded by the coding sequence ATGAAACGCCGCACCTTCCTGTCCTTCGTCGGCCTGGCCGGGGGCACGGCGCTCGCCAGCAAGCTCGCGAGCGCCCGGCCCTCGACCGGCGAGGCCGCGCCCGATCCCGAGATGAACGGGATCCTCATCGACACCACCCGCTGCGAGGGCTGTCACACCTGCGAGGAGGTCTGCGCCGAGGCGCGGGGCTTCCCGGAGCCCGACCTCTCCGACGAGGCCCTCGCCAGTGTGCGCGACACCACCACGAAGAGCCTGACGGTCGTGAACACCTTCGAGGTGGACGGCGAGGAGATCTACGTGAAGCGGGGTTGCATGCACTGCTCGCAGCCCGCCTGCACCTCGGCCTGCCTGGTGAACGCCATGCACAAGGATCCCACCGGGCCCGTGACCTGGGACTCCCGTAAGTGCATGGGCTGCCGCTTCTGCATGATCTCCTGCCCCTTCGACGTGCCGAAGTTCGAGTACGACGAGGCGGTCCCGAAGATCCTCAAGTGCACGATGTGCCTCGATCGCCAGCAGGCGGGCGAGGTGCCCACCTGCGTGGAGAACTGCCCCGGGGAGGCGCTGAAATTCGGCAAGCGCCGCGAGCTGCTCGAGGAGGCGCGCCGGCGCATCTACGGCAGCCCGAAGGGGACCTACTTCCCGCACATCTACGGCGAGCACGAGGCCGGCGGCACGGGGGTCCTCTACCTCTCCGCGGTGCCCTTCGAGAAGCTCGGCTTCCCCACCCGGATCGGGAACGAGGCCTACCCCGGCTACAGCCGCGGCTTTCTCTACTCGGTCCCCTTCATCTTCATGGTCTGGCCGCTGGCCCAGCTGGGCTTCCGCCAGGCCGCCGTCGCGCGTGAGGAGGAACAGGAATGA
- the nrfD gene encoding polysulfide reductase NrfD → MSPPTQTLAGTPGSLLGFVGRELKPKGKIFTPFNLISAPLILLGLVLIVIRFAYGLGSVTNLSQAYPWGLWIGFDVITGVAFAGGAYVLTFMVYILGMEKYRPIVRATVLNGFLAYAFYAGALLLDLGRPWNIVNPIIGNSFGYSSVLFLVAWHFLLYMAAQFLEFSPVVAEWLGLKRARKILAGLTVGAVIFGVTLSTLHQSGLGALFLMAKGKIHPLWYSEFIPVLFFWSSIFAGLSMVIIEGSISHRVFHDRLSPDVKRSNDAILVGLSRICGVAIFGYLFMKVLVLIHDGGFAELASGWGGWFLLEVVGFVAVPMVLFLWGAAKRGLWMIRIGAGMTLIGIILNRLNISVIAFKWYEVNRYVPSWEEIAVTLAVILAEIWVFRWVIRRMPVLSESPSWAQEQGH, encoded by the coding sequence ATGAGCCCCCCGACCCAGACCCTCGCTGGCACCCCCGGCTCCCTCCTCGGCTTCGTCGGCCGGGAGCTCAAGCCCAAGGGGAAGATCTTCACTCCCTTCAACCTGATCTCGGCCCCCCTGATCCTCCTGGGCCTGGTGCTGATCGTCATCCGCTTCGCCTACGGGCTGGGCTCGGTGACGAACCTCTCCCAGGCCTACCCCTGGGGCCTGTGGATCGGCTTCGACGTGATCACCGGCGTCGCCTTCGCCGGCGGCGCCTACGTGCTGACCTTCATGGTCTACATCCTGGGGATGGAGAAGTACCGGCCCATCGTGCGGGCGACGGTGCTCAACGGCTTCCTGGCCTACGCCTTCTACGCCGGCGCGCTCCTCCTCGACCTCGGCCGCCCCTGGAACATCGTCAACCCGATCATCGGCAACTCCTTCGGCTACAGCTCGGTCCTCTTCCTGGTGGCCTGGCACTTCCTCCTCTACATGGCCGCGCAGTTCCTCGAGTTCTCGCCGGTCGTGGCGGAGTGGCTCGGCCTGAAGCGCGCGCGGAAGATCCTCGCCGGCCTGACCGTGGGGGCCGTGATCTTCGGCGTCACCCTCTCCACCCTCCACCAGTCCGGGCTCGGCGCCCTCTTCCTGATGGCCAAGGGGAAGATCCACCCCCTCTGGTACTCGGAGTTCATCCCGGTGCTCTTCTTCTGGTCGAGCATCTTCGCCGGGCTCTCGATGGTCATCATCGAGGGGTCGATCAGCCACCGTGTCTTCCACGACCGGCTCTCCCCGGACGTGAAGCGCTCGAACGACGCGATCCTCGTGGGCCTCTCCCGCATCTGCGGGGTGGCGATCTTCGGCTACCTCTTCATGAAGGTGCTCGTGCTGATCCACGACGGCGGCTTCGCCGAGCTCGCGAGTGGCTGGGGCGGCTGGTTCCTCCTCGAGGTCGTGGGCTTCGTCGCCGTGCCGATGGTCCTCTTCCTCTGGGGCGCCGCGAAGCGCGGCCTCTGGATGATCCGGATCGGCGCGGGGATGACCCTGATCGGCATCATCCTCAACCGGCTCAACATCTCGGTGATCGCCTTCAAGTGGTACGAGGTGAACCGCTACGTCCCGAGCTGGGAGGAGATCGCGGTCACCCTCGCGGTCATCCTGGCCGAGATCTGGGTCTTCCGGTGGGTCATCCGCCGCATGCCCGTCCTCTCCGAGTCCCCGAGCTGGGCCCAGGAGCAGGGCCACTGA
- a CDS encoding glycine cleavage system protein H, with the protein MNATSLILALVALGLALLALVFLLPRRNLLPRAPEPRPGVPGMRPPHLPSGTFLDAGHTWLRIAPDGSLRIGVDAFLAEALGRVERVHLPAPGRWVGRGEALLELELGGRRLRLFSPVEGEVQRVNEALEEQPGRLTDDPYGNGWALTIWSRNHKAAIRPLKIGPVAVSFLRRELEHLLDFLPRTEGRAASPLLADGGLPRRGVLAELGERGWPLFQQEFLDPVVRRASPP; encoded by the coding sequence ATGAACGCCACCTCCCTCATCCTGGCCCTCGTCGCCCTCGGCCTCGCGCTCCTGGCGCTCGTCTTCCTGCTGCCGCGCCGCAACCTCCTGCCGCGGGCTCCCGAGCCCCGGCCGGGGGTGCCCGGGATGCGCCCCCCCCACCTGCCGAGCGGGACCTTCCTCGACGCCGGGCACACCTGGCTGCGGATCGCCCCCGACGGCTCGCTGCGGATCGGGGTGGACGCCTTCCTGGCGGAGGCCCTGGGGCGGGTGGAGCGGGTCCACCTGCCGGCGCCGGGGCGCTGGGTCGGCCGGGGTGAGGCGCTGCTCGAGCTCGAGCTGGGCGGGCGGCGCCTGCGCCTCTTCTCACCGGTCGAGGGGGAGGTGCAGCGGGTGAACGAGGCGCTCGAGGAGCAACCCGGCCGGCTGACCGACGATCCCTACGGCAACGGCTGGGCGCTCACGATCTGGAGCCGCAACCACAAGGCGGCGATCCGTCCCCTCAAGATCGGCCCGGTGGCCGTCTCCTTCCTGCGGCGGGAGCTCGAGCACCTGCTCGACTTCCTCCCCCGCACCGAGGGCCGGGCGGCCTCACCGCTGCTGGCCGACGGAGGCCTGCCGCGGCGGGGGGTGCTGGCCGAGCTCGGGGAGCGGGGTTGGCCCCTCTTCCAGCAGGAGTTTCTGGATCCGGTGGTCCGTCGCGCCTCTCCTCCCTAG
- a CDS encoding ATP-binding protein — translation MRRLLAKLRWDTLARHLSGTLIVSVAFLLAAQAIIQIQLQDGYARRSLQDSALRLSDVLYSALHSAMLANDRQRLHDDVHAIAERSPTTRIRVLNKEGVVVFSSAHGEEGRAVDLSSEACIRCHGDEQPLSELAPGDRVRRFAYEGLPAIGVIRPIDNEPACAVAGCHAGPEKQRLLGVLDVTLQMTEVERRHEPTVLLMGGTATLALVFIVLIVLAVVRNAVHRPLGRLIDTLDRIGKGDYTARHTPERITEFDRLGDAVNQAARDLEKANADLVVWAQSLERRVDAKTEELRVAQEQMLAVERMASLGRLAAVVAHEINNPLASVLVYSRLLLKRVKGRSASPRVGEEDLEILDGIASESARCGEIVSNLLTFARQGDTRMEPTEINPVIRRVVFLLKHMMDLEEVEHRLELDPEVGEVLVDPSRFEQALLGLCVNAIDAMSGGGVLTLSSRPEPPSGVRIEIRDTGVGIPQGILDRIFEPFFTTKDHGDERGLGLGLAVVYGIVQRHGGTIDVESSVGQGTRFVLVFPGRPTPDLE, via the coding sequence ATGCGGCGACTCCTCGCCAAGCTCCGCTGGGACACCCTCGCGAGACACCTCTCGGGCACCCTGATCGTCTCGGTGGCGTTCCTCCTGGCGGCGCAGGCGATCATCCAGATCCAGCTCCAGGACGGCTACGCCCGCCGCAGCCTCCAGGACAGCGCCCTGCGCCTCTCGGACGTGCTCTACAGCGCGCTGCACAGCGCCATGCTGGCCAACGACCGGCAGCGCCTCCACGACGACGTGCACGCCATCGCGGAGCGCTCACCCACCACCCGGATCCGGGTGCTGAACAAGGAGGGCGTGGTCGTCTTCTCCTCGGCCCACGGCGAGGAGGGGAGGGCGGTCGACCTGAGCTCCGAGGCCTGCATCCGCTGTCACGGCGACGAGCAGCCCCTCTCCGAGCTGGCGCCCGGCGACCGCGTCCGGCGCTTCGCCTACGAGGGGCTGCCGGCCATCGGGGTGATCCGGCCCATCGACAACGAGCCCGCCTGCGCCGTGGCGGGCTGCCACGCCGGGCCGGAGAAGCAGCGCCTCCTCGGGGTGCTCGACGTGACCCTGCAGATGACCGAGGTCGAGCGCCGGCACGAGCCGACGGTGCTGCTCATGGGCGGGACCGCCACCCTGGCCCTGGTCTTCATCGTGCTCATCGTCCTCGCGGTCGTGCGCAACGCCGTCCACCGCCCCCTGGGGAGGCTGATCGACACCCTCGATCGCATCGGCAAGGGCGACTACACCGCCCGCCACACCCCAGAGCGAATCACCGAGTTCGACCGGCTGGGCGACGCCGTGAACCAGGCGGCCCGCGACCTGGAGAAGGCCAACGCCGATCTGGTGGTCTGGGCCCAGTCCCTCGAGCGGCGGGTCGACGCGAAGACCGAGGAGCTGCGCGTCGCCCAGGAGCAGATGCTGGCGGTGGAGCGGATGGCCTCCCTCGGCCGCCTGGCCGCGGTGGTCGCCCACGAGATCAACAACCCCCTGGCCAGCGTGCTGGTCTACTCCCGCCTGCTCCTCAAGCGGGTGAAGGGGCGCAGCGCCTCGCCCCGGGTGGGGGAGGAGGACCTGGAGATCCTCGATGGCATCGCCTCGGAGTCGGCGCGCTGCGGGGAGATCGTCTCGAACCTCCTCACCTTCGCCCGGCAGGGTGACACCCGGATGGAGCCCACCGAGATCAACCCCGTGATCCGCCGGGTGGTCTTCCTGCTCAAGCACATGATGGACCTCGAGGAGGTCGAGCACCGGCTGGAGCTGGACCCCGAGGTGGGGGAGGTGCTGGTCGATCCCTCCCGCTTCGAGCAGGCCCTCCTCGGCCTCTGCGTGAACGCCATCGACGCCATGTCCGGGGGCGGCGTCCTCACCCTGAGCTCGCGGCCCGAGCCGCCCTCGGGGGTGCGCATCGAGATCCGGGACACGGGGGTGGGGATCCCCCAGGGGATCCTCGACCGGATCTTCGAGCCCTTCTTCACCACCAAGGATCACGGCGACGAGCGCGGGCTCGGCCTCGGTCTGGCGGTGGTCTACGGGATCGTCCAGCGCCACGGCGGGACGATCGATGTCGAGAGCTCGGTGGGGCAGGGCACCCGCTTCGTGCTGGTCTTCCCCGGCCGTCCCACCCCCGACCTGGAGTGA
- a CDS encoding sigma-54 dependent transcriptional regulator, which translates to MEDPIRLLVVDDEAHVCISLEGWFLEEGYAVSTARSGLEGLEVAAREQPQIILVDFKMPQMDGLTFLTRVLEVLPNATVVLMTAFGSVDSAVQALKEGAYDYILKPFDPEQLSRLVAKAAARYATPTAARAVEERLEAALPPVIAAEGGEMAQVLEQLERVAGSRASILLRGESGTGRRLLARRIHAHSPRRFGPFVTVDCSSVSATDVGCDLFGDGEGRQGGMELAREGTLYLASLDRMMPRIQIELLRRLEAAREAPSELRLISATEGDLELEVASGRFRRDLFLRAAVFTVDLPPLRERPEDLPLLARHFLAGLGEGRARPVERISEAALELLLHHSWPGNVRELQQVIEAAVLRCEGAELKAEHLQLADPLATRDLRLATAEARHLRRVMLLCGHDVDRAARELGLELPALLEKLHHHGIAQR; encoded by the coding sequence ATGGAAGATCCGATCCGGCTGCTGGTCGTCGATGACGAGGCGCACGTCTGCATCTCCCTGGAGGGCTGGTTCCTGGAGGAGGGCTACGCCGTGAGCACGGCGCGCTCGGGGCTCGAGGGCCTCGAGGTCGCCGCCCGGGAGCAGCCGCAGATCATCCTGGTCGACTTCAAGATGCCGCAGATGGACGGCCTCACCTTCCTCACCCGCGTCCTGGAGGTGCTGCCGAACGCGACGGTCGTGCTGATGACCGCCTTCGGCTCGGTGGACAGCGCCGTGCAGGCGCTCAAGGAGGGGGCCTACGACTACATCCTCAAGCCCTTCGATCCCGAGCAGCTCTCGCGCCTGGTGGCCAAGGCGGCGGCTCGCTACGCCACGCCGACCGCGGCGCGTGCGGTGGAGGAGCGCCTCGAGGCCGCCTTGCCCCCGGTGATCGCGGCCGAGGGCGGGGAGATGGCGCAGGTGCTCGAGCAGCTCGAGCGGGTCGCCGGCTCCCGGGCCTCGATCCTCCTGCGGGGGGAGAGCGGCACCGGCCGGCGGCTGCTGGCCCGGCGGATCCACGCCCACAGCCCCCGGCGCTTCGGCCCCTTCGTCACCGTGGACTGCTCCTCGGTCTCGGCGACCGACGTCGGCTGTGATCTCTTCGGTGACGGCGAGGGGCGGCAGGGCGGGATGGAGCTGGCGCGAGAGGGGACCCTCTACCTCGCCTCCCTCGACCGGATGATGCCGCGGATCCAGATCGAGCTCCTGCGCCGCCTCGAGGCGGCGCGGGAGGCTCCTTCCGAGCTGCGGCTGATCAGCGCCACCGAGGGCGACCTCGAGCTCGAGGTCGCGTCCGGGCGCTTCCGGCGGGATCTCTTCCTGCGGGCGGCCGTCTTCACCGTGGACCTGCCGCCCCTGCGCGAGCGGCCGGAGGACCTGCCCCTCCTGGCCCGGCACTTCCTCGCCGGGCTCGGAGAGGGGCGCGCCCGGCCCGTCGAGAGGATCAGCGAGGCCGCCCTCGAGCTCCTGCTCCACCACTCCTGGCCGGGCAACGTCCGAGAGCTGCAGCAGGTCATCGAGGCCGCGGTGCTCCGCTGCGAGGGCGCCGAGCTGAAGGCCGAGCACCTGCAGCTCGCCGATCCCCTCGCCACCCGGGACCTGCGCCTCGCCACGGCGGAGGCGCGGCACCTGCGCCGCGTGATGCTGCTCTGCGGGCACGACGTGGATCGGGCCGCGCGGGAGCTGGGGCTGGAGCTGCCCGCGCTGCTCGAGAAGCTTCACCATCACGGCATCGCGCAGCGGTGA
- a CDS encoding sigma-54 dependent transcriptional regulator, giving the protein MPSPIRLLIVDDDPRLSHSLSAWFTDEGYEVSTAADGEEALERVLADGADVLLVDIKMPRMDGLELQRRLARERPAATVIIMTAFGEVGTAVRAMKEGAYDYIVKPFEPEAMSRLVRKAAERQGLRRENRQLKERLEAEAPTLVTAGVGPMAEVLEQIALVAPTTASVLVTGESGTGKELVARRIVAASERAFAPLIVVNCGALAEGVLESELFGHEKGAFTGAGHQRKGRLEEAHRGTLFLDEIGDVPPKVQIDLLRVLEEHQLRRVGGNQEVEVDFRLLCATHRDLEAMVEEGSFRQDLYFRIDVFRIRLPPLRDRPGDVALLAGHFLERFSRQMSRRAEGFSDEALALLCSHRWPGNVRELQNVIERAVVLCPEGRIEARHLPFGEDHRDLTLAGIEAAHLERVLAGCGNVTQAARILGIDRTTLYAKMKRYGLRRGEP; this is encoded by the coding sequence GTGCCCTCACCCATCCGGCTCCTCATCGTCGACGACGACCCGCGCCTCTCCCACTCCCTCTCTGCCTGGTTCACGGACGAAGGCTACGAGGTCTCCACCGCCGCCGACGGCGAGGAGGCCCTGGAGCGGGTGCTCGCCGACGGCGCCGACGTCCTGCTGGTGGACATCAAGATGCCGCGGATGGACGGACTCGAGCTCCAGCGCCGGCTGGCGCGAGAGCGGCCCGCGGCGACGGTGATCATCATGACCGCCTTCGGGGAGGTCGGCACCGCGGTGCGGGCGATGAAGGAGGGCGCCTACGACTACATCGTCAAGCCCTTCGAGCCCGAGGCGATGTCCCGGCTCGTCCGCAAGGCGGCGGAGCGGCAGGGGCTGCGCCGGGAGAACCGGCAGCTGAAGGAGCGGCTGGAGGCCGAGGCGCCGACCCTGGTCACGGCGGGCGTGGGGCCGATGGCCGAGGTGCTCGAGCAGATCGCTCTCGTCGCCCCGACCACGGCCAGCGTGCTCGTCACCGGGGAGAGCGGCACGGGCAAGGAGCTGGTGGCCCGGCGGATCGTCGCGGCCAGCGAGCGCGCCTTCGCCCCCCTGATCGTGGTGAACTGCGGCGCGCTGGCCGAGGGCGTGCTCGAGAGCGAGCTCTTCGGCCACGAGAAGGGCGCCTTCACCGGCGCCGGCCACCAGCGCAAGGGCCGCCTGGAGGAGGCGCACCGGGGCACCCTCTTCCTCGACGAGATCGGCGACGTGCCGCCGAAGGTGCAGATCGACCTGCTGCGGGTGCTCGAGGAGCACCAGCTGCGGCGGGTGGGCGGCAACCAGGAGGTCGAGGTCGACTTCCGCCTGCTCTGCGCCACCCACCGGGACCTCGAGGCGATGGTGGAGGAGGGCAGCTTCCGCCAGGACCTCTACTTCCGGATCGACGTCTTCCGCATCCGGCTCCCCCCGCTGCGTGATCGGCCGGGCGACGTCGCCCTCCTCGCGGGGCACTTCCTCGAGCGCTTCTCGCGGCAGATGAGCCGCCGCGCCGAGGGCTTCAGCGACGAGGCGCTCGCGCTGCTCTGCTCCCACCGCTGGCCGGGGAACGTCCGCGAGCTGCAGAACGTCATCGAGCGGGCCGTGGTGCTCTGCCCCGAGGGGAGGATCGAGGCCCGGCATCTCCCCTTCGGCGAGGACCACCGGGACCTCACCCTCGCCGGGATCGAGGCGGCCCACCTCGAGCGCGTGCTCGCCGGCTGCGGGAACGTCACCCAGGCCGCCCGGATCCTCGGCATCGATCGCACCACCCTCTACGCGAAGATGAAGCGCTACGGGCTGCGACGTGGCGAGCCCTGA